Proteins from one Triticum aestivum cultivar Chinese Spring chromosome 7A, IWGSC CS RefSeq v2.1, whole genome shotgun sequence genomic window:
- the LOC123154539 gene encoding uncharacterized protein, which yields MHQAVDLTSHDQEKTSPQTQCKCNTKTTLSKQTAGSEGVRDRLNKLPNDLLLNILERVDTLDAIRACLLSKRMMHLCTKLSRFFLSCSSIPGHHVRAHVFDPSEFFRANSAVAHVTDNILSTRSPEITISKLKIRFILTQPDCYTIGKSGARAMTTHKVGAAEFEIITEKIHKCSPAELLDHAKQFNDFFSACPDAFDGLKRLWLCNMRFGESDIPNILSTCKLLESLHLTNCDSGMNSVLQLEHAKLTELEVDFGKFEIVELTCLPKLQRVSYKGWLLS from the exons ATGCATCAAGCTGTTGATCTAACCAGCCATGACCAAGAAAAGACGTCACCGCAGACACAAT GTAAATGCAACACAAAAACAACTCTCAGCAAACAAACTGCCGGCAGCGAAGGAGTCAGAGACAGGCTCAACAAGCTGCCTAATGACCTTCTGCTCAACATTCTGGAGAGGGTCGACACGCTTGATGCAATAAGGGCCTGCCTCCTCTCGAAACGAATGATGCACCTTTGTACCAAGCTCTCACGCTTCTTCCTAAGCTGTAGTTCCATTCCAGGTCACCATGTTAGAGCTCATGTTTTCGACCCCAGTGAATTTTTCAGAGCCAACAGTGCTGTAGCTCATGTAACGGATAACATCTTGAGCACAAGGAGCCCGGAGATCACCATTAGCAAACTCAAAATCAGATTCATCTTGACGCAACCTGATTGTTACACAATTGGCAAATCCGGCGCCCGCGCCATGACAACACACAAGGTTGGTGCAGCTGAGTTTGAGATCATAACAGAGAAAATTCACAAGTGTTCTCCTGCCGAGCTCCTCGACCATGCGAAGCAGTTCAATGATTTTTTTAGTGCTTGTCCGGATGCATTTGATGGCCTCAAGCGCCTGTGGCTGTGCAATATGAGGTTTGGTGAGTCGGACATACCCAACATCCTCAGCACCTGCAAGCTCTTGGAGTCTTTGCATTTAACCAATTGCGACTCGGGGATGAATTCTGTGCTGCAACTAGAACATGCTAAACTTACTGAGCTCGAGGTCGACTTTGGGAAATTTGAGATAGTTGAGCTGACATGCCTACCAAAACTCCAACGGGTGAGCTATAAGGGCTGGTTACTCTCATAA